One genomic region from Anopheles bellator chromosome 2, idAnoBellAS_SP24_06.2, whole genome shotgun sequence encodes:
- the LOC131207461 gene encoding polyserase-2-like, translating into MAILITALGSAGRPSLLWLLIVCLLNDTVSGNVATGRQEVESAVQIQTQKNNPFIEWLAGLIGSPAPPPTEPLTPPESCPSCKCGRTNRLTRIVGGMETKVNQYPWMALLKYGGTFYCGGSLISDRHVLTAAHCVHGFNSEKITVVMMEHDRVLTTESKLLTAKVKRVIEHSGYNSNNYNSDIAILLLGSVMEIDDRLCPVCLPTKKKPFSGYDGIVTGWGATSENGPISTNLQEVTVPIMSNAECRKTGYGPTRITDNMMCAGYSEGKKDSCQGDSGGPLHVIKQNSTDNIHQIAGIVSWGEGCAKPNYPGVYTRVNRFGSWIRNNTVDGCYCDEDYCKMLCGVTQNSTFEQQPRIVGGQDVSPTNKYSWTALLQYYGQNQGSGTLINDRTVISLATIISGMVVSIQIAVIFDAFDASATTEPTRRSFAVARARVHPQFTAQNPFRHNIGLLQLVVPVTISPSFMPICLPNNYDSFAGTEAVLAGWGASDQGGTPWQALRETTIPLYSVDECQLAYPNATEDNICGGVFYPAPTDQHKTLCDGDGGAGLMYPSKVDQSLKALIGIALEAPDGGCGATNEPALFIKFYKYVSWAQRQSPGCYC; encoded by the exons ATGGCGATCCTCATTACAGCGCTTGGCAGTGCCGGCCGACCATCGCTGCTCTGGCTGCTGATCGTTTGCCTGCTCAATGACACCGTCAGTGGTAAT gtggccaccgggaggcaGGAAGTCGAGAGTGCCGTGCAAATTcaaacacagaaaaacaatCCGTTCATCGAATGGCTTGCCGGGCTGATCGGCAGTCCGGCCCCGCCGCCAACGGAGCCACTTACGCCGCCCGAGTCGTGCCCGTCTTGTA AGTGTGGCCGGACCAACCGTTTGACGCGAATCGTTGGCGGTATGGAAACGAAAGTCAACCAGTACCCGTGGATGGCGCTGCTAAAGTACGGCGGTACGTTCTACTGTGGCGGATCACTGATCAGCGATCGACACGTCCTGACGGCAGCCCACTGTGTGCACGGCTTCAATTCCGAAAAGATCACCGTGGTGATGATGGAGCACGACCGTGTCCTGACGACGGAATCGAAGTTGCTGACGGCCAAAGTGAAGCGAGTGATCGAGCACAGCGGGTACAACTCGAACAACTACAACAGCGACATCGCcatcctgctgctgggcaGTGTGATGGAAATCGACGACCGGCTGTGTCCGGTGTGTCTGCCCACGAAGAAAAAGCCTTTCTCCGGCTATGAC GGTATCGTCACGGGATGGGGGGCCACGTCGGAAAATGGACCCATCTCCACCAACCTGCAGGAGGTCACGGTACCGATCATGTCGAACGCCGAATGCCGCAAAACGGGCTACGGACCGACGCGGATCACCGACAACATGATGTGCGCCGGGTACAGCGAGGGCAAGAAGGACTCGTGCCAGGGTGACAGCGGTGGCCCACTGCACGTGATAAAGCAAAACAGCACCGACAACATCCATCAGATCGCCGGCATCGTGTCGTGGGGCGAGGGCTGCGCCAAGCCCAACTACCCCGGGGTCTACACGAGGGTGAACCGCTTCGGGTCGTGGATCCGCAACAACACCGTCGATGGGTGCTACTGCGACGAAGACTA TTGTAAGATGC TTTGCGGTGTGACCCAGAACAGCACCTTCGAACAGCAGCCACGCATTGTGGGAGGACAGGACGTTTCGCCGACAAACAAGTACTCCTGGACGGCACTGCTGCAGTACTACGGACAGAACCAGGGATCCGGAACGCTGATCAACGATCGCACCGTCATTAGCTTGGCCACCATCATCTCGGGCATGGTAGTCTCCATCCAGATCGCCGTGATTTTCGATGCCTTCGATGCCAGTGCCACTACCGAGCCCACGAGACGCTCGTTTGCGGTGGCCAGAGCACGGGTGCATCCCCAGTTCACGGCGCAGAACCCTTTCCGCCACAACATTGGCTTACTGCAGCTGGTCGTCCCGGTCACGATCAGCCCCAGCTTTATGCCCATCTGCTTGCCCAACAATTATGACAGCTTTGCCGGTACCGAAGCGGTCCTGGCAGGCTGGGGAGCCAGCGATCAGGGTGGTACTCCGTGGCAAGCGCTCCGTGAAACGACGATCCCGCTCTACTCCGTCGACGAGTGCCAACTTGCGTACCCCAACGCGACCGAGGACAACATTTGCGGTGGTGTGTTCTACCCGGCCCCGACGGACCAACATAAAACACTGTGCGAT GGAGACGGAGGCGCTGGCCTAATGTACCCGTCGAAGGTCGATCAATCACTGAAGGCCTTGATAGGCATTGCTTTGGAGGCTCCTGATGGCGGGTGTGGCGCAACCAACGAACCTGCactgtttattaaattttacaaatacGTTTCTTGGGCCCAAAGGCAAAGCCCAGGATGTTACTGCTAG
- the LOC131207462 gene encoding mucin-17-like yields the protein MRTSVFSLVVLCSVVSATVAKHRALTRDDLPTGGIITPPAPKQDGPTTAKPLGLILLPFPQAANNVQSLVDISPETIAAIQSGDSPYAAIAAYDDPSDGSSTTSSAPWSAPSHVPQFSAFLDKIQAGSSPPRPSKPNSIAQLGIFAVTPASTSAPASGSTEGTQHDPFPTNLQGLGALCNVSNTLQTTFTGINNVTCSNATNTTQSNVAQLGTIVQSGINNFFGISRPANDEPVTSTAATTTSATTTAGGSSSSSAASTTTPVPGTTAANATTNPFDSFVSSVQSSLTNPSAAAQVVTGQVGSNVQSGLASLLQVANYRPNKAPGTKDATSPVQGVFGRIAATDGTAVVKSTSLECNTCAPGQDVCSPGPGLRIVNGKEVNSTTEFPFLVLITYQDSPSGQGALINDRWFVTTAHIVDSLTNIGLIRAVVNTLVSRASGPSDSRRIASKLSHPNYVTTNLFANNVGLMALEKPFTTFTPVCLPSQATFTSPPTMATVVGWGTTTPGGHGPSVNLQAADLLMFPSIVCQQSYPQVSSQNLCGGSIKPSPGIPATCAGDGGDPLVFREGSAWKLLGVALDIPNVGCQNSEQLSVFTDVAPFTDWINANAPGCKCGEVAGGP from the exons ATGAGGACGAGCGTTTTCAGCCTTGTCGTCCTGTGCTCCGTTGTTTCGGCCACAGTGGCCAAGCACCGCGCATTAACGAGAGAT GATCTGCCGACGGGAGGGATCATTACACCGCCAGCACCGAAGCAGGATGGACCAACGACGGCAAAACCTCTGGGGCTGATCCTGCTGCCTTTCCCGCAGGCCGCCAACAACGTGCAATCGCTCGTGGACATATCGCCGGAAACCATCGCGGCCATCCAGTCGGGCGACAGTCCTTACGCAGCCATCGCCGCTTACGACGATCCGTCCGATGGGAGCAGCACGACTTCAAGCGCTCCCTGGAGCGCACCGTCGCATGTTCCCCAGTTCAGTGCGTTCCTCGACAAGATCCAAGCCGGCTCCAGTCCACCGAGGCCATCGAAACCCAACTCCATAGCGCAGCTCGGGATTTTCGCCGTTACTCCTGCATCCACCAGCGCTCCAGCATCTGGCAGCACGGAAGGCACTCAGCATGATCCTTTTCCAACCAACCTGCAGGGGCTGGGCGCCCTGTGCAACGTGTCCAACACACTGCAAACTACTTTCACCGGAATCAACAACGTAACGTGTAGCAACGCGACCAACACAACGCAAAGCAATGTCGCCCAACTGGGAACGATCGTGCAAAGTGGCATCAACAACTTTTTCGGCAtcagccggccagccaacgACGAGCCGGTCACCAGCACTGCCGCTACTACGACATCTGCCACCACTACCGCCGGAGGATCTTCGTCCAGCTCGGCTGCAAGCACCACCACACCGGTTCCGGGAACAACTGCCGCTAACGCGACCACCAatccgttcgattcgttcgtcAGTAGCGTACAATCCTCTCTCACCAACCCATCTGCCGCAGCTCAGGTAGTAACCGGACAGGTTGGTTCGAACGTGCAGAGTGGACTCGCGAGCCTACTTCAAGTTGCCAACTATCGACCGAACAAGGCACCCGGAACGAAGGATGCCACGAGTCCGGTTCAAGGTGTTTTCGGACGAATCGCTGCGACGGACGGGACAGCAGTGGTCAAATCAACTTCCCTGGAATGTAACACCTGTGCACCTGGACAAG ATGTCTGTTCACCGGGGCCCGGACTTCGCATTGTGAATGGGAAAGAGGTGAACAGTACGACCGAATTCCCATTTCTGGTACTAATCACGTACCAGGATAGCCCTTCCGGTCAAGGTGCGCTGATCAACGACCGATGGTTTGTGACCACAGCGCATATCGTAGACAGTCTGACCAACATCGGGCTCATCCGAGCGGTAGTCAACACTCTCGTAAGCCGTGCGAGCGGACCGTCGGATTCCCGACGGATTGCAAGCAAACTGAGCCATCCTAACTACGTCACCACGAACCTGTTCGCGAACAACGTCGGCCTGATGGCTCTGGAGAAACCATTTACCACGTTCACGCCCGTTTGCCTTCCGAGCCAGGCTACATTCACAAGCCCTCCGACGATGGCAACCGTCGTCGGATGGGGCACTACCACTCCTGGTGGACATGGACCTTCAGTCAATTTGCAAGCAGCGGATCTGCTAATGTTCCCCTCGATTGTTTGCCAGCAGTCATACCCGCAGGTTTCGAGCCAAAATCTGTGTGGAGGGTCCATAAAGCCCAGCCCTGGAATCCCGGCTACTTGCGCG GGAGACGGAGGCGATCCACTGGTGTTCCGGGAGGGATCCGCCTGGAAATTGCTTGGAGTCGCCCTAGACATCCCCAACGTGGGGTGCCAAAACTCCGAGCAGCTCTCGGTCTTCACCGACGTCGCGCCGTTTACGGACTGGATCAATGCCAACGCACCAGGCTGCAAATGTGGAGAAGTGGCCGGAGGCCCTTAA
- the LOC131212385 gene encoding soluble guanylate cyclase 89Db-like — MYGMLLESVQHFVQLEYGEFVWRQALLTTGCKNTVFNTHQLYPDSLIPDLAAALSAITGKPIDEFMIFFGRCFVRFFSNFGYDELIKATGRYFCDFLHSVDNIHLQMRFTYRKMKSPSMQLTEVDERGAVLVYRSTRSGFSKYLRGQLLEIAKQLYGMDVSIKVLESQNDNPGGTSGPISIQGGLKTVIVKYRLDFDNRDYMERRVHIKAHPSQLQLPTVDSMVLLNLFPFALILNEEMKITAVGEKLIESWMLNNANRSPIELIGAKVTEHFKLRRPSGITFTWENIKNLQTVLFEIQLLKGSSAKGSKEPPKAIELPSQESSSQVVAKNPVDDASKQLTSMPRRGSQGLRSILLKGEMRYIKDINSLVFLCSPLIQNLEELREMGLYLNDLNPHGLSREMVFQGFQHYSRLDLMCERAEQRTEELETSLVLADSWKRQGDELLYSMIPRSIAERLREGQNPHDTCQTFEEVTVLFAEVQETITGDDSIKYAMTTVNTLNAAFSAFDELIQSPMAYKVETVGKVYMAVSGAPDINPFHAQHMADLALEMLKSIRELNLPGVGVKIGFHSGSIVAGIVGLKVPRYCLFGDTVNTASRMESSGETDRIQVSGYTAEKLKKLHYALTYRGKVAVKGKGEMETFWLEGTPESKQ, encoded by the exons ATGTATGGAATGCTTCTGGAGAGCGTACAGCACTTCGTACAG CTCGAATATGGAGAATTTGTGTGGCGCCAGGCGCTGCTTACCACCGGATGTAAGAACACAGTCTTCAACACCCACCAG CTATATCCTGACAGTCTGATTCCCGATCTGGCCGCGGCTCTCTCGGCCATCACCGGTAAGCCGATCGACGAGTTTATGATATTCTTCGGCCGCTGCTTCGTGCGCTTCTTCAGCAACTTTGGCTACGATGAGCTGATCAAGGCTACCGGGCGCTACTTTTGCGACTTTTTGCACTCGGTGGACAATATCCACTTGCAGATGCGCTTCACGTACCGCAAAATGAAGAGTCCCTCGATGCAGCTGACGGAGGTGGACGAGCGCGGCGCCGTGCTGGTGTACAGGAGCACCCGAAGTGGCTTCTCGAAGTATCTCCGTGGCCAGCTGCTGGAGATTGCCAAGCAGCTGTACGGGATGGACGTGAGCATCAAGGTGCTGGAAAGCCAGAACGATAACCCGGGCGGTACTTCCGGACCGATCTCGATACAGGGTGGACTGAAGACGGTGATTGTGAAGTACCGTCTAGATTTTGACAATCGAGATTAT ATGGAAAGACGTGTCCACATCAAGGCTCACCCATCGCAGCTTCAGCTGCCAACGGTCGACAGCATGGTGCTGCTGAATCTGTTCCCGTTCGCGCTGATCCTGAACGAGGAGATGAAAATTACGGCCGTCGGCGAAAAGCTCATCGAATCGTGGATGCTCAACAACGCCAACCGCTCACCGATCGAGCTGATCGGCGCAAAGGTGACGGAGCACTTCAAGCTTCGTCGTCCGAGTGGAATCACCTTTACCTGGGAGAAT ATAAAAAATCTTCAAACGGTGCTGTTCGAGATCCAGCTACTGAAGGGATCCTCCGCCAAGGGATCGAAGGAACCTCCGAAAGCGATCGAGCTCCCGTCGCAGGAATCGTCGTCGCAGGTGGTGGCCAAGAATCCGGTCGACGATGCGTCGAAGCAGCTGACGTCCATGCCGCGGCGAGGATCGCAAGGACTGCGAAGCATTCTGCTGAAAGGTGAAATGCGCTACATTAAGGACATCAATTCGCTCGTGTTCCTGTGCAGCCCTCT CATCCAGAACCTGGAGGAGCTCCGCGAGATGGGCCTGTACCTGAACGATCTCAACCCGCACGGACTGAGCCGTGAGATGGTGTTCCAGGGCTTTCAGCACTACTCGCGGCTCGATTTGATGTGCGAACGGGCGGAGCAGCGCACGGAGGAGCTGGAGACGTCCCTCGTGCTGGCCGACTCCTGGAAGCGCCAAGGGGACGAACTACTGTACTCGATGATTCCTCGCTCCATAGCGGAGCGGTTGCGGGAGGGCCAAAACCCGCACGACACTTGCCAGACCTTCGAGGAGGTGACGGTGCTGTTCGCCGAGGTCCAGGAAACGATCACGGGCGACGACTCGATCAAGTACGCGATGACGACGGTCAACACGCTGAATGCGGCTTTCAGTGCGTTCGACGAGCTGATCCAATCTCCGATGGCGTACAAGGTGGAAACGGTGGGCAAGGTCTACATGGCGGTCAGCGGAGCACCGGATATTAATCCGTTCCACGCGCAGCACATGGCGGACCTGGCGCTGGAAATGCTGAAAAGTATTCGCGAACTCAATCTGCCCGGTGTTGGCGTGAAGATTGGGTTCCACTCGGGCTCGATTGTGGCCGGAATCGTGGGGCTCAAGGTGCCACGGTACTGTCTGTTTGGTGACACCGTCAACACTGCTTCGCGCATGGAGAGCAGCGGAGAGACGGATCGTATCCAGGTGTCGGGATACACGGCGGAGAAGTTGAAAAAGCTGCACTACGCCCTAACGTATCGCGGTAAGGTTGCCGTCAAG GGCAAGggagaaatggaaacattctGGCTCGAGGGAACACCGGAGAGCAAGCAGTAG
- the LOC131207463 gene encoding angiotensin-converting enzyme-like translates to MKALAYLLIVGGCSLLWTARALPQVVVQRDGLTEEQMVVTLEKYDQEVQYHCNRNAIANWDVATNTENVTLQEVQNTVSLEYAKFRNDYYERYFRDADVEQYRDEKVRKQLRLLKDLGTAALPAEKLEAYNRVMRRMDSAYQLAEVCPYTNQDCGPDDPKWTLDPELERVLAESSDYDEQEYVWRRWREESGKKMRTDYREYVSYVNEAAKSNGYTDYGALWRSKYDDLRLGQTLERLWSEVEPLYDELHTYVRYRLLALYGDRMDRDNPLIPAHLLGNMWAQSWANLYDRIKPFPNASLVDVTAKMTELGYDARKMFEMSDEFYRSLGLPSSAMSYGPRAVIEKPPQKIVCHASAWDFCDGEDFRIKMCTNVNMEDFVTVHHEMGHIMYYLLYKDQPQLFRTGATPAFHEAVGDTIALSVATPNHLRKVGLLDEYADSEADNVNALFEMALERVAFLPFGYLIDLWRWDVFSGAVNESDWNAHWWRLREKYQKVYAPIGRTEEDFDPGAKYHIPASSQYIAYFLAHILEFQFYRSLCIEAGQYEPAGDATEPLHKCDFYSSHAAGMKLKEGLSLGYSEGWEDALEKLTGEREISGQALLEYFEPLYRFLREENRKFRAAEMEHIIERYSGQYSEACNRQVKAQFATQVDVGNPELQMQLAEVLANNTQFVVENYDQYFSDVDPVTFEDPTVSRQLQFLTQISINKLAPDDRTTLQNALGSMQIRYSTARICPYTDKLCTDGKLSLDPELYEIMAKSNDYEELLHVWKEWRRETGREMRRDYADYVALMNRAASFGGYENMGEQWRSAFEQENFVESMERLWSELEPFYSELHTYVRRKLRDIYGSRMPDDGKGSIPAHLLGNMWAQSWINLYDRTKPFANTVDLDVTEALKAKNYTARQLFEIANEFYVGLGLPDNSMSYDEARGAMIEKPTDREVTCHASAWDFCDRQDFRIKMCTRMNMEDFVTIHHEMGHINYYILYKELPVTLRSGANPGFHEAVGDTISLSVATPKHFEKIGLLVGYNDTYEENINALYQKALDRVAFLPFGLLIDMWRWEVFAGKVEYDRWNERWWELREKYQKVSAPVERDGDDFDPGAKYHIPYDSQYVSYFIAHILDLQLHKALCQVAGQYDPNDPAKALHKCDIDGSRAAGDLLRAGLSLGRSVHWSEALKAMTGETELRTDALLEYYRPLHEFLKEENAKAGAHVHVASGSAALVLSLSVLFVARFR, encoded by the exons ATGAAG GCCCTAGCTTATCTTCTGATCGTTGGTGGGTGCTCCCTGTTGTGGACGGCTCGAGCCCTACCGCAGGTGGTAGTGCAGCGCGATGGGCTGACCGAGGAGCAGATGGTGGTCACCCTCGAGAAGTACGATCAGGAGGTGCAGTACCACTGCAACCGTAATGCGATCGCCAACTGGGACGTGGCCACCAACACGGAGAACGTGACGCTGCAGGAGGTACAGAACACCGTGTCGTTGGAGTACGCCAAGTTCCGCAACGATTACTACGAGCGGTACTTCCGGGATGCCGACGTTGAGCAGTACCGGGACGAGAAGGTGCGCAAGCAGTTGCGCCTGTTGAAGGACCTCGGGACGGCGGCCCTGCCCGCGGAGAAGCTGGAGGCTTACAATCGGGTGATGCGCCGGATGGATTCCGCGTACCAGCTGGCGGAGGTCTGTCCATACACGAACCAGGACTGTGGTCCGGACGACCCGAAGTGGACCCTCGATCCGGAGCTCGAGCGAGTGCTGGCCGAGTCCAGTGACTACGACGAGCAGGAGTACGtgtggcgccggtggcgggAAGAGTCGGGCAAGAAGATGCGCACCGACTACCGGGAGTACGTTTCGTACGTGAACGAGGCGGCCAAGTCGAACGGTTACACCGACTACGGTGCCCTCTGGCGGTCAAAGTACGATGATCTGCGGTTGGGTCAAACGCTGGAGCGTCTGTGGTCGGAGGTGGAACCGCTCTACGATGAGCTGCACACGTACGTGCGCTATCGGCTGCTCGCGCTGTACGGGGATCGGATGGATCGGGACAATCCGCTGATTCCGGCCCACCTGCTCGGTAACATGTGGGCCCAGTCGTGGGCCAATTTGTACGATCGCATCAAACCGTTCCCCAACGCCAGTTTGGTGGACGTGACGGCGAAGATGACCGAGCTGGGGTACGATGCGCGCAAGATGTTTGAGATGTCGGACGAGTTCTACCGGAGCCTTGGGCTGCCGAGCAGCGCCATGAGCTACGGTCCGCGGGCCGTCATCGAGAAGCCGCCCCAGAAGATCGTTTGCCACGCGTCGGCCTGGGACTTTTGCGACGGCGAAGACTTCCGCATTAAGATGTGCACGAACGTGAACATGGAGGACTTTGTCACGGTGCACCACGAGATGGGCCACATTATGTACTACCTCCTGTACAAGGATCAGCCGCAGCTGTTCCGGACCGGTGCGACGCCGGCTTTCCATGAAGCGGTCGGAGACACGATCGCCCTGTCCGTGGCCACACCGAACCACCTGCGGAAGGTGGGCCTGCTGGATGAGTACGCCGATAGCGAGGCGGACAACGTGAACGCACTGTTCGAGATGGCGCTCGAGCGGGTGGCGTTCCTGCCGTTTGGCTACCTGATCGATCTGTGGCGCTGGGATGTGTTTAGCGGTGCGGTCAACGAGAGCGACTGGAACGCACACTGGTGGCGGCTGCGGGAAAAGTACCAGAAAGTGTACGCACCGATCGGGCGCACCGAGGAGGACTTTGACCCCGGCGCGAAGTACCACATTCCGGCCAGCTCGCAGTACATCGCGTACTTCCTGGCGCACATTCTTGAGTTCCAGTTCTACCGTTCGCTCTGCATCGAAGCCGGCCAGTACGAGCCGGCGGGTGACGCCACGGAACCGCTGCACAAGTGTGACTTTTACTCTAGCCACGCGGCCGGCATGAAGCTGAAGGAGGGCCTCTCGCTGGGGTACAGCGAAGGATGGGAAGATGCGCTCGAGAAGCTGACGGGCGAGCGGGAAATCAGTGGCCAGGCGCTGCTGGAGTACTTTGAGCCACTGTACCGGTTTTTGCGCGAAGAAAACCGCAAGTTCCGGGCGGCCGAGATGGAGCATATAATCGAGCGGTACAGTGGCCAGTACTCGGAGGCGTGTAATCGGCAGGTGAAGGCTCAGTTCGCCACCCAGGTTGATGTGGGCAACCCGGAGCTACAGATGCAGCTTGCGGAGGTGTTGGCCAACAACACGCAGTTCGTGGTGGAGAACTACGATCAGTACTTTTCCGACGTAGACCCGGTCACGTTTGAAGATCCAACGGTTAGCCGGCAGTTGCAGTTTTTGACGCAAATATCGATCAACAAGCTGGCCCCCGACGATCGCACGACG CTCCAAAATGCCCTCGGCAGTATGCAAATCCGATACAGCACGGCCCGGATCTGCCCGTACACCGATAAGTTGTGTACGGATGGCAAGCTGTCGCTCGATCCGGAGCTGTATGAGATAATGGCCAAATCGAACGACTACGAGGAGCTGCTGCACGTGTGGAAGGAGTGGCGCCGCGAGACGGGGCGTGAGATGCGCCGAGATTACGCCGACTACGTGGCGCTGATGAACCGGGCCGCCAGCTTCGGGGGCTACGAGAACATGGGCGAACAGTGGCGGTCCGCGTTCGAGCAGGAGAACTTTGTCGAGTCGATGGAACGGCTGTGGAGTGAGCTGGAACCGTTCTACTCCGAACTGCATACGTACGTGCGGCGGAAGCTGAGGGACATCTACGGTAGCCGTATGCCGGATGATGGCAAGGGTTCCATACCGGCCCATCTGCTCGGTAACATGTGGGCCCAATCGTGGATCAATTTGTATGACCGCACGAAACCGTTCGCCAACACGGTCGATCTGGACGTGACGGAGGCGCTAAAGGCGAAGAACTACACCGCGCGCCAGCTGTTTGAGATTGCGAACGAGTTCTACGTCGGCCTCGGGTTGCCCGACAACAGCATGAGCTACGACGAGGCACGGGGCGCAATGATCGAGAAGCCGACGGACCGAGAGGTCACGTGTCACGCTTCGGCGTGGGACTTTTGCGATCGGCAGGACTTCCGCATCAAAATGTGCACTCGCATGAACATGGAGGACTTTGTGACGATCCACCACGAGATGGGCCACATCAACTATTACATCCTGTACAAGGAACTGCCGGTGACGCTGCGCAGCGGAGCGAACCCAGGCTTCCACGAGGCCGTCGGGGACACGATTTCGTTGTCCGTGGCTACGCCGAAGCACTTCGAGAAGATCGGGCTGCTGGTCGGCTACAACGACACGTACGAGGAGAACATCAATGCGCTCTACCAGAAGGCCCTCGATCGGGTCGCGTTCCTGCCGTTCGGGCTGCTGATCGACATGTGGCGATGGGAGGTGTTCGCGGGCAAGGTGGAGTACGACCGTTGGAACGAACGGTGGTGGGAACTGCGCGAGAAGTACCAGAAAGTGTCGGCCCCGGTCGAGCGCGATGGTGACGACTTTGATCCGGGCGCCAAGTATCACATTCCTTATGACAGTCAGTACGTGTCGTACTTTATAGCTCACATTCTGGACCTGCAGCTCCACAAGGCTCTCTGCCAGGTGGCGGGCCAGTACGATCCGAACGATCCGGCGAAAGCGCTGCACAAGTGCGACATCGATGGATCGCGCGCTGCTGGAGATCTCCTGAGGGCCGGTCTTTCGCTTGGCCGCTCCGTGCACTGGTCGGAGGCGCTAAAGGCAATGACGGGCGAAACGGAGCTCCGGACCGACGCCCTGCTGGAGTACTACAGACCGTTGCACGAGTTCCTGAAGGAAGAGAATGCCAAGGCGGGTGCCCACGTCCACGTGGCCAGCGGATCGGCTGCACTGGTGCTTTCGCTGTCGGTACTCTTCGTCGCACGATTCCGTTAA